A region of the Stieleria neptunia genome:
GCGGCCTTGCGTGACCCGCATCCGGCCGTCCGCCGCCAAGCCGTGCGGTTGGCCGCCGGCCATGTGGTCGAAGTCCAGACGTTGGTGTCGCTGGTCGAGGACGAGAATGCCAAGGTGCGATTACAGCTCGCGGCCACGCTGGGAACCTACGAGGCCCCGCTCGCGTCCCAAGCACTCGCAAGCTTGGCGTGGAAATCAGCCGATGACGCGTACATCGTTGCCAACGTGATGAGTTCGCTGAGTGATCGCAACATCACCGATGTGCTGAATGCCTTCATGACGATCGCGTCTGATTCAGCGGCGCGCAACCGAAACGACCACCCCTTGCAACAACAGTTGTTCGCACAGGTCGCGGCCTTGGGGGATGCAGACGCAATCGGCCAAACCATCGTCAGCCTCGCCGGACGGTCAGGTTCGCCCCCAGAACCATGGCAGCTGTCCGGGTTGGCCGAGCTGCTCGATGGTTTGGAAAAACGCAAGTTTTCCATCACACAGCTTTCCGATGCTCAACAACAATTGATTGCCGAATCGATCGGGCAGGCACGTCGCGTGGTTTCCAAAGCGTCAGGAAAGTTAACGCCCACGGTCGACAGTTCGCTGCGGTTGTTGCTGCGACAGCCCGACGCTTCCACGGACGACATGCGGCTGCTCTCCGATTTGCTGGTTCCGCAATCGACGGTGGAATTGCAGCTGGCGGTGGTGGATCGATTGGCCAATGAATCCGATCCGCAAATTGGCGCGGTCTTGCTGTCCGGCTGGCCGTCCTACGGTCCGGCGCTACGGTCGCGTGTACTCGACGTTCTGTCCAGTCGCGCGGCGTGGAGTTCGGCGCTGTTGGCAGCGGTGCGTTCGGAAAAACTATCCAGTGGCGAAATCGGTCCCGCGATCCGCGAGCGGTTGTTGGCGACCAAAGACAAAACGCTTCAGTCGGGATGGACTCAAGCGTTTGTGTCATCGACGAGCCCGGATCGCAGGAAAGTGATCGAAGACTACCAAGCCGCGTTGACGTTGGGCGGCGACGTGAATCGCGGCGCAAAGGTGTTTGGCAAGAGCTGTGCCGCCTGTCATCGCCTGGGAAACGTCGGCCACGAAGTCGGACCGAATTTGGCTTCGATCACCGACAAGCGTCCCCACGTGCTGCTCTCGAACATCATGGACCCGAGCGCCGCGGTCGAGGCACGTTACCTGACGTATATCGTGCTGAGCGATGACGGCCGCGTCCACAACGGTTTATTGGGCACCGAGACCGGCAGCAGCATCACGCTCGTGACGGGCGAAGGCAAACGGGAAACGATCCTGCGTTCGGAGATTGAAGAGTTGCGGGCATCGGGAAAATCGCTGATGCCCGATGGCTTGGAAAAGGAACTGTCTCCGCAAGACGTCGCCGACCTGATCGCGTTGTTACGGTCTGATCCGACGAGTGCTGATTGACCGATCAGCACGACACTCGTTCCAAGGCTCTGCCTTGGAACGCAGCGCCGGTGTGGCTCCGCCGCACGCGCCCGACGTCCGCAGGCGGAGCCTCCAAGACAGTGTGTTCCCAGGCGAGAGCCTGGGAACAAGGACATGGACCGATCAGCACAAACTCGTTCCAAGGCTCTGCCTTGGAACGCAATGCCGGTGTGGCTCCGCCGCACGCGTCCGACGGTCGGAGGCGGAGCCTCCAAGACAGGGTGTGCCCAGGCGAGAGCCTGGGAACAAGGACATGGACCGATCAGCACGACACTCGTTCCAAGGCTCCGCCTTGGAACGCAACGCCGGTGTGGCTCCGCCGCACGCGTCCGACCGTCCGGAGCCGGAGCCTCCAAGACGGTGTGTTCCCAGGCGAGAGCCTGGGAACAAGGACAGGGACCGATCAGCACGACACTCGTTCCAAGGCTCTGCCTTGGAACGCAACTTCGGTGTGGCTCCGTCGCACGCGCCCGACGTCCGCAGGCGGAGCCTCCAAGACAGTGTGTTCCCAGGCGAGAGCCTGGGAACAAGGACATGGACGGATCAGCACAATCTCGTTCCAAGGCTCCGCCTTGGAACGCAACGCCGGTGTGGCTCCGCCGCACGCGTCCGACCGTCCGGAGCCGGAGCCTCCAAGACGGTGTGTTCCCAGGCGAGAGCCTGGGAACAAGGACAGGGGTCCGATTACCGAACTGAACCACGATGAAGTTGCTTCGGCCGAGTGGAGCAGATAGCATGTCCGTTGGAATCGCCCACCACCCATGCCCGTTGCTCACCATTCCCACCTGCCGTCGCAGCGGCACCTCCCACGGAAGCACCCATCCATGTATTCGTCGCTTCGTTTCAGGCTGCATCTCGCGGCCGCGGTTGTTGGTTCATTGAGTCTGCTGTTCGGCGGGGTCGTCGATGCGGAGACGCCGACCAAGTTGCTTCGCGCCGGTGCATTTGCGATTGACATCACTCCGACCAAGTTTCCCGTCAGCTCGGCCGGCAGCATGACGCATCGGATGGCCGACCAGGCGCATGACCCGCTGCACGCGCGGTGTCTGGTGCTGGACAACGGCCAAACGACGATTGCATTGGTCACCTGCGACAGCTGCATGATCCCACGTGAGATCTACGACACCGCCAAGCAGCAGGCGTCCGCAGCGACCGGCATTCCAACCGATCACATCCTTTGCTCGGCCACCCACACGCACACCGCAGTCACGGCAACCCCCACGTTTCAGAGCATCGTCCAAGAAGACTACCTTGAATTTCTGACCAATCGGATCGCCGAAGGGATCATCCAAGCCCACTCGCAACTGGAACCGGCCCGCGTGGGTTGGGCGATCGGCAACAATCCGCGACAGGTGTTCAACCGCCGCTGGTTCTTGCGACCGGGAAATTCGCTTGCCGATCCCTTCGACCGCGGCACGGACAAGGTCCGGATGAATCCCAGTGCGAACAGCAAAAGTCTGCTGCAACCGGCCGGCCCGATCGATCCCCAAGTCCCCGTGTTGGCGGTCCAAGCCGTCGACAGTCGTCCGATCGCACTGTGGGCGAACTATTCATTGCACTACGTCGGCGGCGTGCCGTCGAAATCGTTGTCGGCGGATTATTTTGGCGAATTCGCTCGTCAGGTTTCACGGCTGATCGACGCCGAAGACACGCAACCCGGGTTTGTCGCGGCGATGACCAACGGAACCAGCGGCGACATTAACAACATTAATTTCTTTGAAGGCGGCGAGCGTCAGCAACCCTTCGAACAGATTCGTCTGGTCGCCGCCGATGTCGCGGCCTCCGCCCTCGTCGCCTACCAACGCGTTGAGTATCTAGATTGGGTGCCGTTGAGAATGCGAGAAACAGAAATCGAACTCGGGGTCCGCCGCCCCGACGACGACGAATTGGCCCGCGCTGAAAAGCTGATCGCCGAAGCCGGACCGGGACCGTGGCGAGACCGCCGTTTGATCTATGCCAACGAAACGTTGGATTTGGCCAAGTACCCCGAGACGGTCCACGTCAAACTGCAAGCGATCCGGATCGGTGATCTGGGGATCGTCAGCAGCCCCTGTGAAACGTTCGTCGAAACGGGCTTGGCGATCAAGAAACACAGTCCCTTCAAACCGACCTTCACCATCGAACTGGCCAACGGATACAACGGCTACCTGCCGACACCCGAACAACACGCCCTGGGCGGCTATGAAACCTGGCGTGCCAAATCCAGCTATCTGGCGGCGGACGCCGAACCGCAGGTACGACAGACCCTGCTGGAGTTGCTCGAACAGGTCGCACAGTGACCGTGGGCATTTCCCGCGCCGCGCCCCCGCGACCTGCGGCGATCTTCGATCGGCAGCGTGCGGGGAGATCGAGTCGGCCAAACAATTTGGGAACATCATGAAACGCTCGTTCGTGTTTGCCACGCTCACTGCGTTGTTGTTTGCGACTTCGCTACCCGCTGCGACGTTTAATATCCTCGACTTCGGGGCGACTGCCGACGATGAATCGGATGACACCGCCGCGATCGCGAAAGCCTTGGCCGCATGCGGGCAGGAAGGCGGCGGAATCGTCTACGTGCCCGCCGGGTCGTTCACCGTCACGCGGCAGGGATCTGAGTCGCCGATATTGATCCTGCCCTCGGACACAATTCTTTGTGGGGAGGGTCCCGCGTCGACGTTACGGTTTCCCAAGCGGGCCAGCGAGTCGAATTTTTGGCGGATGCTCGGCCATGGTCCTGAAGGGGTGCGCAACCTCACGATTCGAGATCTCCGCCTGGACGGCGGCAACACGCACCCGGCCTACGCCAAAGGAGTCCCCGAGCAGAATCATGGCATCTTTCTGTACGCGAAACAGGCGATCGTGGAAAACGTCACCATCGAACGGTTGCTGATTGAGAATTTTTCCGGCGACTGCATCGCGCTCAGCTACGGTTGCCGGAACATCACCATCCGCGACGTGGCGATGCGGAACTTTCTGCGACAAGGTGTTCAGATGGGTGGCGGCAACGGGGCACGCGATTATCTGGTGACGGGCTGTCACGATTTGCAGCATTCCATCACGCCGGGAGGTTCAACGATTCATGTCGAGCATGCCCGCGGTTTAAAGAACGTGCAGATCATTGCCAACCGCTGCCGCCGTTCGATCCTGGCCGGCGGCGTCGACGGATTGTTGATCTGTGATAATGTTGTCACCGGCCGCATCGAAGGGAACGGCAACACGAACTCGATCGTTGCCCGCAACATCGTGCGCGGCAAACCTGAATCAACACGTGCTTTGATGCAGTTCGGCTACGCCAACGGACTGTTGGTGCGCGATAACATCCTGCGCATGACGCCCGATTCGGCACAGGCCGGACTCTACATCTGGGGCAAGTCGCGGTACAACGCTCACCCCAGCCGCGACGTTTCGGTTTCGGGCAATCTGATCTCCGCCGGTAACACCGGAGTCAGGCTCAACGGTGTCGATGGTGCCACGATCGGTCCCAACCGGATTAGCGTTCCCGATGGCAAAAAAACCGTGGTGATCAGCCGCGGTGAAAACGTGATCGTGGAGGATTCGAACGTCCCACCGGATCCCGTTGAATCAAAACCTTAATCACTCACTCTCTAGAAACCACAACAAGCATGAACCGCACGTTCGCCCTATCGACATCCCTCTTGGTCCTGCTCTGGTGCGTCGGAGTTCCGGCCTCCGCTGCCCCTGCCGCCGACGACACGATTTATGATGTCGTGATTTACGGCGGCAGTTCTGCTGGGGTCGCCGCGGCGGTCCAGGTCAAACGCATGGGCGGCTCGGTGGTCGTCATCGAACCGGGAACAAGGATCGGCGGATTGACGACCGGCGGACTCGGGCAAACCGACATCGGCAACAAAGCCGCCATCGGCGGCATCGCACGCGAGTTCTATCAACGGGTGCGTCAGTACTACCAGCAGCCCGAACACTGGAAGTGGCAGCGACCGGGTGAATACCGTGGCGGGGGTCAGTCGCGCACGGCGGCCAATGAAGACACGATGTGGACGTTCGAGCCCTCGGCGGCCCTGTCGATCATGCAAGCCTTTGTCCGTGAGTTTGACGTTCCAGTGATCTACAACCAGCGGCTTGACCGCACACCGGTGTCCGATTCTGGCAACGAGGTGCGCGGCGTGACGCTGGACGGCAAACGAATCGTCGCGATCCGAACCGAAAGCGGCCAGACGTACCGCGGTCGCATGTTCATCGATGCGACCTACGAAGGCGACTTGTTGGCCGGCGCCGGCGTCCCGTACACCGTCGGACGTGAAAGCAACGCGGACTACGACGAGACCTTAAACGGCGTCCAGACCCGTCAGGCCAAGCACCATCAAATCGTCCCGGGGGTCGATGCGTATGTGATCCCAGGCGACGCGACCAGTGGCCTGCTGCCCGGCATCGACCCCGACGGGCCCGGAGAAGAAGGAGGGGGTGATCACAGAGTCCAGGCGTTCTGCTTCCGCATGTGTTTGACCGATCACCCCGAAAACCGCATCCCGTTCGCAAAACCCGAGCGTTACGATCCGCTGGACTATGAATTGATGCTCCGCAATTTCGAATCCGGTGAGCGGGGGATGCCGTGGATCAATTCCGGCATGCCCAATCGCAAAACCGACACCAACAATCGAACGGGATTCTCGACGGATTTTATCGGCCAGAACTACGACTACCCGGAAGCCAGCTATGCCGAGCGTGAAGCGATCATCCAACGTCACCGTGACTACCAGCAGGGATTGATGTGGACACTGGCGAATCATCCGCGAGTCCCCGAACACATCCGAAACAATGTCGCTCGCTGGGGGATGTGCCGCGACGAATTCGAGCGAGAAGACGGCTGGCAACAGCAGCTTTACATCCGTGAAGCGAGGCGGATGATCGGGGCAACCGTGATGACGCAACATCATTGCCAAGGTCGCACGGTCGCCGAAGATGCGGTCGGGCTGGCCGCCTACACCATGGATTCCCACAACGTCCAGCGTTATGTCGACGCCGAGGGGCACGCCCGCAACGAAGGAGATGTCCAAGTCGGTGGTTTTTCGCCCTACGCCATCGCCTATGGCTCGTTGACCCCCAAGGCCGAGCATTGCGAAAACCTATTCGTCCCCGTCTGTTTGAGCGCCACACACATCGCGTTCGGTTCGATCCGGATGGAACCGGTGTTTATGGTCCTCGGCCAATCGTCGGCGACGGCCGCGATGCAAGCGATCGACGCCGATGTCCCCGTTCAAGCGATCGACTACGACGGGCTCAAAGAACGTCTGTTGGCCGACGGACAGGTCTTGACCTGGACCGGCCCGGTACGAAAAGCGGCGGCGTCGATCGACCCCAAGTCGCTGCAGGGGACCGTCATTGATGACGAAGCCGCCGAACGAACGGGCTTTCACGCGACAAGTCAGGTGGTCGGTCCCTTCGTCGGCGTCGGCTATCGTCACGACGGCGATACGGACAAGGGACATCAAAGCATTCGGTTTCCGGTCACGATCGAAAAGGCAGGCCGATACGAGTTGCGTCTCGCGTACTCGCCCAATGCCAATCGCGCCACCAACGTTCCCGTCATCGTCCGCACCGGCGGAGAATCGGTGAATTCGAAAGTCAATCAAAGACGCAAACCAGATCACGGTGCGTTTGCCACGGTCGGCAAGTTTGAATTTCCGGTCGGCCGAGCCGAGGTCGAAATCAACAATCACGAGACCGACGGCCACGTGATTGTCGACGCGATTCAGTTGCTGCCACTGGAATGAGTGGGCAAAAGCCCAGTGCCATCGACGTTGACGCCACGCGGGGTGTTTTTTGTTAGCGGCAGGGCGCGAGCCCTCCGGTCTTTCACGGTCTTATTGAAGCGCGACCGGACGGCTCGCGCCGTTCCGCTAACACGGTAAGGTTTTGAACGTGGGATAGACTCCCCCGTTTGCAGGCACGTCGTCATGCATGACGACTGCCACCGGCGGATTGATTTTTTGATAGACCTTGTTGGCCGTGAGGCAGGCCAGGACGCAGGAGACCAGGAAACCGATCACCGCCAGGGCGAGGATCCAACGCGGCACCTTGCGCGGTCCGGTCAGTTCCTTCCGCGTGCCCAGATAGATCAACGCGGCGGCCAACGCGGGGATCCCCAACACCGTGCACGCCTGGGCAATCGTGATCAGGTGGACCGTGCTGCCTTCGCGGGCCAGCGACGCGATCGCCACGCACATTCCGACCAACAAGGCAGCGGTGGTCAAATGCAGCGGCCATTTGTCGTCCAGCATGGAACCCTTGCCCAGCGAATCGGACATCACCGTCCCGCCGATCAACGCGTTGACCAGGAATGAACTGAGCGCACCGGCGAGGATCCCGGTGCAGAATATCAGTTTGGCCGATGCGCCAAACAGCGGCTCCAATTGTCTGGCCACGTCACCGACCGAGGACAATGCCACCTCGTTGGGGTTGCCGTAAAAGACGCGCCAAGACGTCACCAAAATCATCGACGTGATCAGGCCCAACACCGTCATGCTGACGATCGAATCGATCAGCCCCTGCCGGACTTCACCAATCCCCCAGCCTTTCTCTTTGACCAGATAGGCCTGATAAAAGGCGCCGCCGACGGAAAACGTCGTCCCGATCATGCCCAACAGCGCAAACACATCCGGCGCGGCTTCGGGAACGACACGCTCAAAATCCGGCGGGCTGACAAAGATCACGACGAAGTTAAACAAGAACGCCAGCGTCATCAAACCGATCAGGATCTTCATCAACCCTTCGACGCTGCGATACAGGTTTTTCAACAGATACAGACTGGCGATCACCAAACCGTTGACGGCCAGTAAAACCATCGCCCGCGCAGCCAGTGGCAACGGATCTTCGCCGAACATCGGCTCCACGCCACCGATCAACGCGATGTTGTTGCTGGATTGAAAAAACGCGACCAACGTGAACAACGTCACTCCGATCGCGACCGCGACGGGGCGTCCCAACCGACTGGCCAGTTCATCACAGGGGCTGTTTTCGTAAACCGCCCCCAGCCGGGCCGACAATGCAACCATCGCGATCATCAACACCGACGCCGCACACACGACCGGCAGACCGAGCAAGCCCAACGACGCCCCGACCTTGGAACTGGTCAAAATCGATCCCGGACCGAGCACCACCGCGGCCACAATGATGGCCGGCCCGACGGACTGTAAAATTCGTTTCATGTTCTACTTTCTGATTTTTGGCGAGCGATCAACGGTCGAAATAAAGCGGGAGAGGCTTCCAGCCTGTCGGTTCGAAAATTCTGCAATGACAGGCTGGAAGCCTATCCCACCCGTTCTCATTCGTGCCCGTGCACCGGAGCGATCTCGAGATCGGCCAGATAGATCGCCGTGATCGGTTTGCCGTCCGCGTCTTTCTCGTGCGACGAGTACCACGACATGATCGCTTTGGTTGGGCTGAGCGCAATGAAACCGGGGTACGACGTATCGCCCCCGCTGGGAAGTTCGGCGAATTCATGTAACGCATCGTCGATCAGCCAATACATGGAAGTCTTAGGACCTTTGCCGCCGATCGATTTGCGGCCACCGACGACGTAGCGATCGCCCCATCGCACGATCAGCGGACCACCGATGTAACGGTCCAGTTCCTGACGGTCCCATTGTTGATAGGGCGGCTTGGATTGCAAGAGTTGCGCCTTGCCGCCTCCCCGACGTCCGATCGCAATCACGCTTCCGTCGCTCTCAAACTGAAACGCCGTTTCATCGCCGTTGACTTCTTGAAACACGCCCCGCTTGCGCCAGATCAATCCGTCGTCGCTCTCGAGCATCAACGATTCGACAATTTTGCCTTCGCCACGCGGACCGGCTTCGAAGTTGGCTTTTCTGCGGCCGCACAAATACGCCTTTCCGTCAAAGGTGTTGGCGCGCCAGATGTAATGCCCGAACGTCCCTTCCAATAGAGCGGGACCGTTCCAATTCTGGCCATCCTCGCTCCATGCGGCATACCCCAGGTGCATGTTGAGATCGTAATCACTGACCGGGATCGTCGTTTCGCCGCTGTACCAAGTGCCGGTGTAGACGAACAACTTGTCTTGAAACACCAGAAAGTGCGGGTCGCGTGTGTCACGGTGTTTGACGCTGAACTGGTGGACTTGACGCCACTCCCTGGCATCGTCACTGGCCAGGATGATGACCGACGCGGTGGGATGCACCATGTGCCCATCGGGACAGCTGCGAAAGGTGAGGTAAAACTTGTCGCGAAAGCGAACCAGGTCCGTGAACGCGTTGTGCTGGCCGTTGTGAAAGACGCGGCGGATGTTACTGACATTGACCTGGGGCGGTTCATCGGCCCCCGTGCTGTTGCAACCGATCGCAAACGCCAGCGTCAGCAACAGTGCACCGGTCATCGGGGAACGGACTCTTCGTCTCATCAGTCGGTCTCGTCTGCGTCGGTGGGATGTTCCCGATGAACCGAGACCTCTTTTTCCGGTAGGTCTCAAGGTCGAACGGGAACGCTTTCTAGGAGGGAAAGCAGGGAGTATAGCAGGACGCGGCGTGGGGGAGGCGAGGAGACAAGGAGACAAGGAGAGGGGGAGACACGGAGCGATCGATCGGAACAAGACGTGCGGAGCCGTGGTTGTCACCTGATCGTTTGGCCTTCATCACGTCGCGGGCCGGGTGAGCTACCGCGAGCGCAGGGCCGGCAACTCGACCAACGGGAACTCGTCTAACAATGATTGCCTGGTCACCGGTGGGATGGGTTCGAAGCCTCGGCGGGCGATATCCTCTCGTCCGAACGCACAGGCTTTTTCCAGAACATAGTACTGATTGAAGTCCGCGATGGTCTGGTTGATCGGCTCCAAGTCAAACCCGTCCAGGTGGCCTTGCCAGGCACGGTTGAATCGGTCGATGGAGTCGCGCAACTGACGCAGGGGCCGATCGAGTCGTTGTGCCCATAGCCCCTGGTTGGCCCAAGGCGGCGGCGCATGCCGATTCCAATTCTCATGAAAGGAGGCAACCAAACGCCACTGGCTTGGTGAGGCAAGATACGGAGCCAGTTTTGACCAGTCGCCATGAATCATCGCCGCAATTTTCCGAAGGTGCAGACTTGGACCGCGCAGCAACGTTTGTCGATGAGTCTGGCAGGCCCAACGCAATTGCTCCCTCGCCGCATCCAGCCGTCGGCCGCGGGTGACAAACGCCGGCTCCTCGCCTTGATCGGCCAGCATTCGGAGGAATTCCTCTCGCGAACCCTCATTGTCGATCTCCCGCATCGTCATGGCCCCCATCATTCTGCCACCCCCATCATTCTGCCACCCCCATCGTCTTGCCCCCATCGTCTTGCCCCCATCGTCTTGCCCTATCGTCTTGCCCTATCACGTCACGCACAACGTGACCGACCGACTACTCGCTTACCGCTTCGGCCGTTCCGGAATCGGCGGCTGGTGTTTCACTTTCGTCGGCTTCACTTTCGTCGGCTTCACTTTCGCCGGTTTCGGTCGCAGTTTCGGTTACGGTCGCGGTTTCGTCACCGGGCTCGACCATCGGATTGGTCTGGACACCTTCCTCGCCACCGCGTTTGACGCGGAGGATGAATTTGTCGTCTTCGATTCGAATGTCCTCAAACCGGCTCATGAATTTGGCATTTTCGGGATCCTTGTAGACATCCTTGGCCAGGTTCTCTTGCCGCATTGCCTGCATGAATTCATCGGGCAGTGGTTCGCCGTTGAGTTCCGCCTGATCGACGGTGACGATCAGCACGCCTCCGTCCATGGCGACGTCAAAGGTCGCCGATCCGTTGAAGTAGCGTCCCTTGCCCATCGGCAGTTTGTCCAGCGGAATGCTGACGTCGCCTTCGACTTGGTTGTTCTCGATCTTGACATAGACCTTTCCTTTGAAGTCTTCGTTTTTGCTGATCAGTGCGTTGATGTCATCGGCGGTCAACACCAAGTCTTCTTCGGGCGTCTCCCCGGCATCGAGTTTCTCTCGAAACGTTTCGACGCGGGCGTCCAGTTCGGCGAGGTCTTCTTCGGAGTATTCGACGGTCGGCAGGTCAATTGGGGTTTCGGAGGTGTATTTGGCGATCTGGTTGCTGAGGAACCAATAGCCGCCGAATCCGGCGCAGAGAATGGAGCCGATGAACAGTCCGCCTGCGATCAAACAACCCCACAAGCATCCGTTGCCGGATCCGGAACTCTGCACTTGCGGTTCGGTACCTGGAGTCTGGGGGTCGACAAAATTAGACATTTCAGTTTTGTCCTTCACATGAAGAGCGCGGCTTGGCGGGAGACGATTCGCTCATTCTGGCAAATTCTTGCCGACACCGGGGCGCCAAATCCAATCGAATGCGGATCAAAATTGTGATCCGCTTGATCGGACGACTCTCCGTGGCGGCCGGCAAGGCACCTTCGCCCCCTGGATCGCCTATTCGACACCTTCAAGCTTGGCGACGACCGACATGCGATCCGCCCGGCGGGCTTCACTCGACGCTTTGGCGACATCCCAAGACTGTTTGACGTTCTGCTGACGGAGTGTGAGAGTCCAGGGTTCATCGTGGCTCGACGATTCAAATTCTCGTTCGAAGCGTTGCGACGGGGCGTTTTCGGGAAACCACGCCCATTCACGTTCGGCGGTGGTCCGAACGTGCTGCAACGCGTCTTCGATCACAACAGGCGACGGATCATCGGCCCCGATCGACGCGATCCAAAGCCAATGGAGCACGGCAAACGAGAGAAGGATGATGTTTCTCAAAGCAGGCGCCCAAATCATCGGTGCATGAATCTCAACAGGTTTGATTGTAGACGGCAGCCGACGGCGTCGACGACCGTCGATCTCGAAACCACCCGCTTCACTTCATTTTGCTTGACGCGATAGACGTCGCGTCTTATCTTGGAGTCATCGCATTGCGGAACGGTATCTACACACCGCAACGCACCCCTTCCTCGTTCCATCAGGTGAACCATGCGTGCGTTCTGCGTCATGATGTCGTGTTTGATTTCATGTGTCGTCGTCGGGCAAGAAGCGTCTGACGGACAGGCCAAGCTTGCGATCGAACTGGCCAAGACGGAAGCGAAAGCACTGGAGGTTTTTCTCGATTCCGAAAAGCTGAAGTGGGAAACCGAACCGCTGTTGCGATGGACCAATCCGGTTTCGGGTCAAATTTACGGCGACGTTTACATTTGGACGCTGGACGGCCGCCCCGAAGCGATCGCATCGATTTATAAATGGTTCTCCCCGCACACGCATTTGGCGACCGAACTGCAATCGCTCAGCGAGTCGCCGTTGACGATGACGCGTTACGGAGCGAGGGCCTGGTCGACAGGAAAAGGGCTTGAGATGAAGTCACTGGCCGATGCCCCCGCGCCGAGTGATCGTCCCTACCAGCGATCCAGGCAGATGCACTCGATCGCGGAAGAATTCATCGCCAAGGCGGAAGATCGCTCGGATTCGACGTCGACGTGGAATTTGCGTCGCTTGCCCAAACCCATTTTTCGGTATCAAAGCGAAAAACGAGGCATCGTCGACGGGGCAATGTTTGCGTTTTGCCAAGGCAATACGAACAACCCAGAGGTGCTGCTATTGCTGGAAGCCCGACGTCGAGACGGCCAAACACGCTGGCATTACGGACTGGGTCGGCAGAACAGCCTCCGCTTTACCGTGCATCGAAACGGCGAGTTGATTTGGGACGTCCCGAAATTGGCGCCGCCGTGGCCGGCCGTCAACCGGCCCGACCAGCCCTATCTGGTGATCAAGTCACAAACCGCCAACTAAGCACGTGAGCATGTGTAGTTCATGGAAATTGGCAAGGCTTTTGCAGGTTTGTCACGATGGGCGCGGTTCGTTCTTTTGCTAGCTAATTGTCCGGTCGTCGGACGGGCCTGGCAAGGT
Encoded here:
- a CDS encoding glycosyl hydrolase family 28-related protein, whose product is MKRSFVFATLTALLFATSLPAATFNILDFGATADDESDDTAAIAKALAACGQEGGGIVYVPAGSFTVTRQGSESPILILPSDTILCGEGPASTLRFPKRASESNFWRMLGHGPEGVRNLTIRDLRLDGGNTHPAYAKGVPEQNHGIFLYAKQAIVENVTIERLLIENFSGDCIALSYGCRNITIRDVAMRNFLRQGVQMGGGNGARDYLVTGCHDLQHSITPGGSTIHVEHARGLKNVQIIANRCRRSILAGGVDGLLICDNVVTGRIEGNGNTNSIVARNIVRGKPESTRALMQFGYANGLLVRDNILRMTPDSAQAGLYIWGKSRYNAHPSRDVSVSGNLISAGNTGVRLNGVDGATIGPNRISVPDGKKTVVISRGENVIVEDSNVPPDPVESKP
- a CDS encoding FAD-dependent oxidoreductase, with the protein product MNRTFALSTSLLVLLWCVGVPASAAPAADDTIYDVVIYGGSSAGVAAAVQVKRMGGSVVVIEPGTRIGGLTTGGLGQTDIGNKAAIGGIAREFYQRVRQYYQQPEHWKWQRPGEYRGGGQSRTAANEDTMWTFEPSAALSIMQAFVREFDVPVIYNQRLDRTPVSDSGNEVRGVTLDGKRIVAIRTESGQTYRGRMFIDATYEGDLLAGAGVPYTVGRESNADYDETLNGVQTRQAKHHQIVPGVDAYVIPGDATSGLLPGIDPDGPGEEGGGDHRVQAFCFRMCLTDHPENRIPFAKPERYDPLDYELMLRNFESGERGMPWINSGMPNRKTDTNNRTGFSTDFIGQNYDYPEASYAEREAIIQRHRDYQQGLMWTLANHPRVPEHIRNNVARWGMCRDEFEREDGWQQQLYIREARRMIGATVMTQHHCQGRTVAEDAVGLAAYTMDSHNVQRYVDAEGHARNEGDVQVGGFSPYAIAYGSLTPKAEHCENLFVPVCLSATHIAFGSIRMEPVFMVLGQSSATAAMQAIDADVPVQAIDYDGLKERLLADGQVLTWTGPVRKAAASIDPKSLQGTVIDDEAAERTGFHATSQVVGPFVGVGYRHDGDTDKGHQSIRFPVTIEKAGRYELRLAYSPNANRATNVPVIVRTGGESVNSKVNQRRKPDHGAFATVGKFEFPVGRAEVEINNHETDGHVIVDAIQLLPLE
- a CDS encoding NRAMP family divalent metal transporter; protein product: MKRILQSVGPAIIVAAVVLGPGSILTSSKVGASLGLLGLPVVCAASVLMIAMVALSARLGAVYENSPCDELASRLGRPVAVAIGVTLFTLVAFFQSSNNIALIGGVEPMFGEDPLPLAARAMVLLAVNGLVIASLYLLKNLYRSVEGLMKILIGLMTLAFLFNFVVIFVSPPDFERVVPEAAPDVFALLGMIGTTFSVGGAFYQAYLVKEKGWGIGEVRQGLIDSIVSMTVLGLITSMILVTSWRVFYGNPNEVALSSVGDVARQLEPLFGASAKLIFCTGILAGALSSFLVNALIGGTVMSDSLGKGSMLDDKWPLHLTTAALLVGMCVAIASLAREGSTVHLITIAQACTVLGIPALAAALIYLGTRKELTGPRKVPRWILALAVIGFLVSCVLACLTANKVYQKINPPVAVVMHDDVPANGGVYPTFKTLPC